A stretch of DNA from Arctopsyche grandis isolate Sample6627 chromosome 6, ASM5162203v2, whole genome shotgun sequence:
CTTTCTGCATTAGAAATACATACGTAATGTACTACATAGTTTAACACGAAAGAAAAGTCgatagtttattttattcgcATTTTTAATAATCAGTATCACCCCATCCCCCTATTATGCgggtgaatatgtatgtatgtattatgtaaaaaaaaggcactgaattaaaaaattatgtagaaTAGAGTTTTCTATCAAAACCGAACTGTAAAGGCTATAATACGAAAGACTAtacgtatctacatataatatgaaagaCAATAATACGAAAGtatttattatcaaatatacctacatgtgataaattaaaaaaaatctttttaattaGTGAGATaattatatattcacatatttatAATGATAGTCAGATAGTGGGaactaatttataatttttgtttgtaaCGAAGAATTTAAACATTGGaaccaattttatttcaaaattttagataaaCCTTCTTTAGTAGGTTTATTTATTAGGCAAAAAATCAAACTTTATTAATCAAGTTTACTTTTATCGTCGTAAAATTTAatagtactttttttttaagaaatctgAAATCATCAAatgtaaaataagaaaatatttcaaattgataatatcacatgttaaataaataattaataacacgGATCTCACAAGTCACGGATCTCACAAGTCACGGATCTCACAAGTTACGGATCAAGTGATAAGAGTGGAGATCAAAACACTATTAACTGCATactgcatatttattttatgaaactaGATTTTACTAGAaactaatcaattaattattgcaATTGCATAGATAATACGACTTCATTATTGTAATTAGATAGTTATATAATTGAacttatgaattattataaaagttttaagcaataaaaatttaGGCAATTTCAAACGcccaaaatattattacatttatacacATTTGCATTATCTTAAATGTAATACAATTTATTCATAGATTATTTCTGGCAGAAACATCTTCTTTTGATAGATGAATGAAAaagttgtatttttaaatggaaACTGTTGTTCAAAAATTTGCAgtgttaattataattaaacaaaaattctCAAATATGCCAATTATggaatataatgaaatttagaTATGTACAAGGAAGAAGAGGTTATTCATctagattttaattttatgtgacTACGCAAACCCATTATACTAtccagtattttatatttaaatatgccaTGTATAAAAGTCTAGTTTTGATTAGATAAATTTAAgatgaaatagtatttttttttgtgtttcattttccttaatttttttttgataatttttattctcGCAAATTTCTGTTTTGTTTACATTATTTGCCAAAACATTGatagtaaaataatacatagatatcaaacctttgaattaaaattagtgctaaatattattttaatggaaaattatattttttaaataaataaaattttattattttataatatccataaaaactgtaattaattataacatAACAACAAGCGCTTAATTATataacataattataataaagcaggtggaaaaatttatgaaatatgaaGGGAAAATCTTCTCgtaaaatgtattaataaattttgtagAATTTGTAAaagcttaaatttattaataataataatagttcttAGTTTTACTTGATGGCAATATAAAACGTTacacatttgaaaaataaaattgttatctACCGCTTACGGCAAACGGcgaattgtttataattaaaatgggGAAAAACTTACACGAGAATTATACATAATTGCGCATATAAACAATGTTTATGTTTTgatcatttctgattggcttaTTTTTCTCCCTCCATTTTATTGTGTTGAGCTTTATCGAACATTCGGTATAAAAGCACGAATACtggaattgaattttattagtCGTGCTTTGAGCATTGCAAActgtaagtatatacataagtatacatacaaaCTACAAAATCATTAATTCACTAATATTATTGTATAACAATATTCAATAGTTTACCATattaattcatatgtatactataattttcaatattaatacatttattatgttAAACTGAAATTTTCTAATTGTTTATTCTTTTCAGATATCAAGAAGTTTTCAACACTCAAactacacaaaaataaaaatggcacAAGTGCAACTAAATACAACTTTCAAAACCTTTGACTTCTTAAAATCTGAAGCGGAAAATAAGAATGTTGACTTCTTATTCTTGGACTTTCTAAATAAAACTGGCCGATTTCTAAAGCTGTTCGTTGAAAACAAACCGGAAGGGTTCCTCAAACAAGAAGATTTCCTTGATTTCCTGAAATTCGTAGAGGACAAAGCCCCACAAGACTTCATGTTCCTGACTTTCCTCAACAAATTCGTTGACAACAAGCCATTCTTATTCTTGAACTTCCTCAACTTCTTGAACCTGTTCGTCGAAAGCAAACCAGAAGGGTTCCTCAAACAAGAAGATTTCCTCGACTTCTTGAAATTCGTGGAGGACAAAGCCCCACAAGACTTCATGTTCCTGACTTTCCTCAACAAATTCGTTGACAACAAACCATTTTTATTCTTGAACTTCCTCAACTTCTTGAACCTGTTCGTCGAAAGCAAACCAGAAGGGTTCCTCAAACAAGAAGATTTCCTCGACTTCCTGAAATTCGTGGAGGACAAAGCCCCACAAGACTTCATGTTCCTGACTTTCCTCAACAAATTCGTTGACAACAAACCATTCTTATTCTTGAACTTCCTCAACTTCTTGAACCTGTTCGTCGAAAGCAAACCAGAAGGGTTCCTCAAACAAGAAGATTTCCTGGATTTCCTGAAATTCGTAGAGGACAAAGCCCCACAAGACTTCATGTTCCTGACTTTCCTCAACAAATTCGTTGACAACAAACCATTCTTATTCTTGAACTTCCTCAACTTCTTGAACCTGTTCGTCGAAAGCAAACCAGAAGGTTTCCTCAAACAAGAAGATTTCCTGGATTTCCTGAAATTCGTGGAGGACAAAGCCCCACAAGACTTCATGTTCCTGACTTTCCTCAACAAATTCGTTGACAACAAGCCATTTTTATTCTTGAACTTCCTCAACTTCTTGAACCTGTTCGTCGAAAGCAAACCAGAAGGGTTCCTCAAACAAGAAGATTTCCTGGATTTCCTGAAATTCGTAGAGGACAAAGCCCCACAAGACTTCATGTTCCTGACTTTCCTCAACAAATTCGTTGACAACAAACCATTCTTATTCTTGAACTTCCTCAACTTCTTGAACCTGTTCATCGAAAGCAAACCAGAAGGGTTCCTCAAACAAGAAGATTTCCTGGATTTCCTGAAATTCGTGGAGGACAAAGCCCCACAAGACTTCATGTTCCTGACTTTCCTCAACAAATTCGTTGACAACAAACCATTCTTATTCTTGAACTTCCTCAACTTATTGAACCTGTTCATCGAAAGCAAACCAGAAGGGTTCCTCAAACAAGAAGATTTCCTGGATTTCCTGAAATTCGTGGAGGACAAAGCCCCACAAGACTTCATGTTCCTGACTTTCCTCAACAAATTCGTTGACAACAAACCATTCTTATTCTTGAACTTCCTCAACTTCTTGAACCTGTTCATCGAAAGCAAACCAGAAGGGTTCCTCAAACAAGAAGATTTCCTGGATTTCCTGAAATTCGTGGAGGACAAAGCCCCACAAGACTTCATGTTCCTGACTTTCCTCAACAAATTCGTTGACAACAAACCATTCTTATTCTTGAACTTCCTCAACTTCTTGAACCTGTTCGTCGAAAGCAAACCAGAAGGGTTCCTCAAACAAGAAGATTTCCTGGATTTCCTGAAATTCGTGGAGGACAAAGCCCCACAAGACTTCATGTTCCTGACTTTCCTCAACAAATTCGTTGACAACAAGCCATTCTTATTCTTGAACTTCCTCAACTTCTTGAACCTGTTCGTCGAAAGCAAACCAGAAGGGTTCCTCAAACAAGAAGATTTCCTGGATTTCCTGAAATTCGTAGAGGACAAAGCCCCACAAGACTTCATGTTCCTGACTTTCCTCAACAAATTCGTTGACAACAAGCCATTCTTATTCTTGAACTTCCTCAACTTCTTGAACCTGTTCGTCGAAAGCAAACCAGAAGGGTTCCTCAAACAAGAAGATTTCCTGGATTTCCTGAAATTCGTAGAGGACAAAGCCCCACAAGACTTCATGTTCCTGACTTTCCTCAACAAATTCGTTGACAACAAACCATTCTTATTCTTGAACTTCCTCAACTTCTTGAACCTGTTCGTCGAAAGCAAACCAGAAGGGTTCCTCAAACAAGAAGATTTCCTGGATTTCCTGAAATTCGTGGAGGACAAAGCCCCACAAGACTTCATGTTCCTGACTTTCCTCAACAAATTCGTTGACAACAAGCCATTCTTATTCTTGAACTTCCTCAACTTCTTGAATCTGTTCATCGAAAGCAAACCAGAAGGGTTCCTCAAACAAGAAGATTTCCTGGATTTCCTGAAATTCGTGGAGGACAAAGCCCCAAAAGACTTCATGTTCCTGACTTTCCTCAACAAATTCGTTGACAACAAGCCATTCTTATTCTTGAACTTCCTCAACTTCTTGAACCTGTTCGTCGAAAGCAAACCAGAAGGGTTCCTCAAACAAGAAGATTTCCTCGACTTCCTGAAATTCGTGGAGGACAAAGCCCCCCAAGACTTCATGTTCCTGACTTTCCTCAACAAATTCGTTGACAACAAGCCATTCTTATTCTTGAACTTCCTCAACTTCTTGAACCTGTTCGTCGAAAGCAAACCAGAAGGGTTCCTCAAACAAGAAGATTTCCTGGATTTCCTGAAATTCGTAGAGGACAAAGCCCCACAAGACTTCATGTTCCTGACTTTCCTCAACAAATTCGTTGACAACAAACCATTCTTATTCTTGAACTTCCTCAACTTCTTGAACCTGTTCGTCGAAAGCAAACCAGAAGGGTTCCTCAAACAAGAAGATTTCCTGGATTTCCTGAAATTCGTGGAGGACAAAGCCCCACAAGACTTCATGTTCCTGACTTTCCTCAACAAATTCGTTGACAACAAACCATTCTTATTCTTGAACTTCCTCAACTTCTTGAACCTGTTCATCGAAAGCAAACCAGAAGGGTTCCTCAAACAAGAAGATTTCCTGGATTTCCTGAAATTCGTAGAGGACAAAGCCCCACAAGACTTTATGTTTATTGACTTTATGAACAAAGGAGATTTTCTTCAAAACTTTTTGGAGATATCTAACGAAAAGCAAACATTTGTCGAAGAAAACCCATCGTACGATTTCGTACAGGTAttgttaaaaattgattttacatttttctaattttttatgaagatataattttttaattgaaacattttatttaatagagTTGTGGTGAAGCCCCATTTTATTCTACCGCATCCAACTTTTTGGCAGTgtaagtttttttaattaattacatttaaatatacttaTTAGTTCGTATAATGATAgatcacaataataatttttatttattattacagagCATGCTGTTAATTTGACAAGTCTTGGTATTCCCCTGTTGGCTATTGGATTTTTGTAATTGTGTAGTCCGACAAAAATGaagtatttgtacatatttgtattatattataatatttttatttaaataaacagaagcatataaatttaaaaaaaaattgttttttttatatttactatacaaacctacatatgtatgtacatatgtatttaatattacaaagtcaatatacacaaatacatttttattttatattagtatgttaagttttgtagatattcgtacatgtatatttacatatcataCTATATTTTGTCAAAGTACATtacaaaaatgatataaaaagaTATTAATTTCGTAACTTTTACATCATATTATACAtctgttcatatgtacatgcagtcaaaaaatgttaaataaaatcaattattttttcactgattcgaaaattttctttaataaataaatatgtagtttgtattttctttacaaaatacatatgtagtttttacatacatatatatatgtgtatgtatatacttactattttatattttatattaattaattggatataatattcatttgtacatatgtattatacatttaagaaatggaaaaaaaatcgtatcttGTGGAAAATGGGACATAACGCATTATTCATGCGGAATTATTTACGTTACTGGTGAATCATTATGTGCATCAGAATGCAGAAAACATCTGGTTGAACCAAAATAcacaacacatacacacacacggattttgtaattttcatttttcattggaTGATTGTATGAAAATTTCTGAAACAACTTTTCTTTCGGTTGATGTTTTGGTATAAGTCGTATATTCTATAATCTGTAGTATACTTAATCTAAATACgagcattaataaaatataataattttgggCCAGTATGTCATAATATTGACCTAAAATCCCGTACCATctgaatgtttaaaattttggaaaaatgttTAGGAAACAATAGGAggttaaaactttttattaatcaaaccatgtacatacatacacatatatgtatttatgcatgtatgtatttatgtaacatacatactagctgaatccggcatgcgttgcaatgccataataggGCATGCAATTCCCGGTCCCGTTtttaagtgatggttggagctaacTAACCcaactaacgtctctttaaagccgtgtcgtcatcaACCAATTGGTGACGTGGTTACCAACACacaatttccttgactacacaatggcgcttcatactttcgcgtcggtaaaatcgtaattacaaatattattattaagaggttttttcccgtttttcttTCACAaaaagcttcccggacatgcatataacaaatcctgaatgttccatcgtaatcggtttagtgatttaggagcctatacgcgacatacagacagacaattagacattcaatttatactatatatacatagatgtatgcTTAAGGCTAAACTATGCATGTTGGATACTGTTCCGTGAAATGAAAATACTATTTATGTAACTATGGAGTGTTTTTATcttacataaatgtattttataaattatatttaactgttgaacaataattataaatttgtaccgtatatttatttaagaatacttgagaAAGGTGGTAAAACCGATGAAACCAAGGGGTTTGTTAGTACACAAAGTtattatgcaaaaataaaaatatcaaataagataaaaaaaaattaaaagaaatataaaaaattcaaaataaaggaaaaaataaacaattaaaaaaacggaagagaaaatacaaaagacaaaaacccatttattttaaggaaatcattaagtttatttttaaaaaggtttaagtTACTGGAAGTTACTAATTCGTTGGATAGAATATTCCAAATTTCAAccattctattaaaaaaaaagattctctaattattttgaaataaatatttttttggagtcTGAAAGAATGACTTATCAGATTagtgttattgttaaacgtaaggagGTTTATCATAGGACTATTGTAATGGACTTAGATTACTTGTAGACACTTGCAGTGGTCAATTAGATTACCACTCATTTTTCTCGTCTCCAAAGTGgaaagattcattcttttcaatctcatacCATATAAAAGTGATTTAAATTCAgaaggcatttttttttaatttttcgtttGACTTTTTCTAAACATTCAacgtcttttttttaaatatgggtTCCAAATGGAATaagcaaatataattttttatcttatataGGTTTTACAAATTATCATATAGATATACAAGTTTCTTCCGAGGAGAATATTAGCCTTTTTACTGGTCAgaatttttagataaaatgcTTTGCTGAAAATGACTCGCCGACTCAGtgatgaaatcaaagaaaatttaaaaatagaacgTGTTAAAAAATAAGTAAGCCTTAAAATGAACCTAAAAATTtatcttttaaaaaattgacaattttgggctaatttatttctatatttttgatataaaatcttTTATATCATAAAGTCAAAATTCTGGAACAAATAAATCATACGCGGCTGACCACAAAATGGAAAACTCTCTCGCGTATTTGGAACATCAAAGAGATGATTCGAAACAAGAATGTCATCCAATTTGATTTATGAATTTTCttcttattacatttttttcttgtttgtattgtacgtatgtatgtacatacatatgtattgcataTACCGTGATGTGCTATGCACATAGTTAATATGAACAATTTTCCAAAAGGAAAAACAAATCGTTGTGAACAAAGTTGATTTAATCGCGTCGAGAATCGTGTcgtgatacatatttattgtggTATTGCGTTATATTTGTTCTGGCGGCGAAAAGAGGGGAACGATGACCACTTCTTATTATGGACCTGAGTGCTGTTTTGACTTCATCTCCCTGGAGGATAATAATAAAGGTGTCCACACACTAACGGGTTTCCGAACGTTTTAATGGTCGTTCGGAAAACGTTTAGTAACACACCTGATTCATAATttctaattacatataatataatccacAAGCAAGAGTTCACAATAACATTGCATAACTTTCATTGATTTTCTACtacattcatgtacatataaactggTATTTCATACCCATTTTGAAACTAAAAActgattataatacatacatatttaggtatatTTTGCTAAAActcatttaaaatacaaaattcaacTTCATTTGAATTCTCATCGCGTTGCTTAGCATGTGATGAAGTGAATTATTTCATCATTGActtctataatataattaaactaaaaaaaatgtttctaacAAAAGCTACCTGAAACATTATCGAAAACACAATTTTAAggttgaaaattaataaatgaatcaatataaaattgaatttgaaaataaataaattttgtatgcggTCAGCTCTGTTATCGGACGATGTGTGTTTTTCTTGATCTCGATAATGACGAGGTTAACTTATTaggttttaaaatgaaataactaGTTTTATCGAGATTGATCAAGAATGCAATATTGATGATGTGGATACGATCTGATTTTTGTGGGCGGATTTATCCGGCATAAATAAACGCTATTATGCTGATTAGTTTGTTATACTATTTATAAGTGACTGTAAAAACTTCCCTCAAAAATTACACGAAGCTATCGCGCAAGATAATAATTACAAGCTACAAAAGGTTATATAAATGTTACGAATATATTGcattataaatatcatattatatatgaatatacatacatatatagatatgaaACTATAGAACATGTTAATTATATCGATGCagtttttctaaatttaattttctaattAACCACCACAAATAAaggcttatattatatatataaa
This window harbors:
- the LOC143913215 gene encoding uncharacterized protein LOC143913215, which gives rise to MAQVQLNTTFKTFDFLKSEAENKNVDFLFLDFLNKTGRFLKLFVENKPEGFLKQEDFLDFLKFVEDKAPQDFMFLTFLNKFVDNKPFLFLNFLNFLNLFVESKPEGFLKQEDFLDFLKFVEDKAPQDFMFLTFLNKFVDNKPFLFLNFLNFLNLFVESKPEGFLKQEDFLDFLKFVEDKAPQDFMFLTFLNKFVDNKPFLFLNFLNFLNLFVESKPEGFLKQEDFLDFLKFVEDKAPQDFMFLTFLNKFVDNKPFLFLNFLNFLNLFVESKPEGFLKQEDFLDFLKFVEDKAPQDFMFLTFLNKFVDNKPFLFLNFLNFLNLFVESKPEGFLKQEDFLDFLKFVEDKAPQDFMFLTFLNKFVDNKPFLFLNFLNFLNLFIESKPEGFLKQEDFLDFLKFVEDKAPQDFMFLTFLNKFVDNKPFLFLNFLNLLNLFIESKPEGFLKQEDFLDFLKFVEDKAPQDFMFLTFLNKFVDNKPFLFLNFLNFLNLFIESKPEGFLKQEDFLDFLKFVEDKAPQDFMFLTFLNKFVDNKPFLFLNFLNFLNLFVESKPEGFLKQEDFLDFLKFVEDKAPQDFMFLTFLNKFVDNKPFLFLNFLNFLNLFVESKPEGFLKQEDFLDFLKFVEDKAPQDFMFLTFLNKFVDNKPFLFLNFLNFLNLFVESKPEGFLKQEDFLDFLKFVEDKAPQDFMFLTFLNKFVDNKPFLFLNFLNFLNLFVESKPEGFLKQEDFLDFLKFVEDKAPQDFMFLTFLNKFVDNKPFLFLNFLNFLNLFIESKPEGFLKQEDFLDFLKFVEDKAPKDFMFLTFLNKFVDNKPFLFLNFLNFLNLFVESKPEGFLKQEDFLDFLKFVEDKAPQDFMFLTFLNKFVDNKPFLFLNFLNFLNLFVESKPEGFLKQEDFLDFLKFVEDKAPQDFMFLTFLNKFVDNKPFLFLNFLNFLNLFVESKPEGFLKQEDFLDFLKFVEDKAPQDFMFLTFLNKFVDNKPFLFLNFLNFLNLFIESKPEGFLKQEDFLDFLKFVEDKAPQDFMFIDFMNKGDFLQNFLEISNEKQTFVEENPSYDFVQSCGEAPFYSTASNFLAVACC